Proteins from a genomic interval of Desulfofustis limnaeus:
- a CDS encoding AAA family ATPase, which produces MVSASGHSPFTFLHGSGFRPAPRYQERFTLVRRRLLQRLIPPSPRDTPLVIALTAPAGFGKTVLASQVLPALHNRQYLWRNMDEQDHDAGLLLYDFARALHALPAHRPDRLLVLERPPLLPLSANDIRRSVALLRRYLDSIAECGRVTLVLDDLHRLDQSPLSRLALQELLEVLPEWIDIILVSQTAAAQAFIPRRRKILHLLTRTDLTFSVEEYRELAVRLAPLRRPPGAETDRSCVEHDWPLAATLQALGYDTPARGQERSQRLESCYAAFIETLPRHRRDALLQLAGLDYLNDGVLGTLFGRKNGAALLNDLCAAIPFIYRVGDSNTFCLCPTFAAYLRQHPDHLFLPNRPQLFYKLALYCAAVNDFRTALIYAAHGCHFDLICDILEIFSISLMEDPDDRCLRRVLRDLPPSVVRSRPWLALFAGLLDRDQSAVERRELLGVAGDLCSNQGNELGLLVALAFRTEDYLFAGPATADIAAELRQIEKLFVSLRERLPPVLLTRIAHLLAGGFALIFGRTRKATWFLNLAPPAEQVGSDLATAASRLIVAAFCADLEARWPDLIETLEAAEELLADQAAAPRFVPLLTYLRLKALAMNGDFDQYRRLAQRLQAGDWLDQPGTAAVLPYVTILAWDSALADEAYRLGLQEVERGLMQIDGTRQPQEFGLLLLCRALTLAVLARPTEAVEDLQRANDLLTGKTGHHYAALHHSLAAIAFYHLGRVADGDRHQARVEKLNRLLDYPFHWVDVSSHRAYCLMQTGQLDQALPSVAQAMRLLVGEQRRHTLGWLPSVAITVLRVAVLQEQEAEYARFLLAQRFHCWCAPDGTVLPVLDIAILKDQAISNGQKRVSFLELTVQERKLLLHVSLAPGMAIPQTSAAEELWPEKAPERQRSSLDNLVSRLRSKLKVLIPSSTSKQYLTIEQGYVTLKHVSVDVNRFFDAVQQALDHLSRRRKWRAELLFAEAFSLLDTAFVRPFDFAYLEELQDRFELELANALQAATDLLLRKDDFDTARHYALAAFRYCPGHPHLARTCYQLLHRHGDHSGAGAILAAYRRTQERYAEDPSELAELIDLVTA; this is translated from the coding sequence ATGGTTTCCGCATCGGGTCATTCACCATTCACCTTCCTGCACGGCTCCGGCTTTCGCCCCGCTCCCCGGTATCAGGAGCGCTTCACCCTGGTCCGCCGCCGGCTGCTGCAGCGGCTCATCCCTCCGTCCCCCCGAGACACCCCGCTGGTCATTGCCCTCACAGCGCCCGCCGGCTTCGGCAAGACGGTGTTGGCCAGCCAGGTGCTGCCGGCCCTGCATAACCGGCAGTATCTCTGGCGGAACATGGACGAGCAGGACCACGACGCCGGACTGCTGCTCTACGATTTCGCCCGAGCCCTGCATGCCCTGCCCGCCCACCGGCCCGATCGATTGCTGGTGTTGGAGCGGCCGCCCCTGCTGCCGCTGTCGGCAAACGATATCCGGCGGTCGGTGGCGCTGCTGCGCCGCTACCTTGATTCCATTGCCGAATGTGGTCGGGTCACCCTGGTCCTGGATGATCTGCACCGGCTCGATCAGTCCCCGCTCAGCCGCTTGGCGCTGCAGGAGCTGCTCGAGGTCCTGCCGGAGTGGATCGATATCATCCTCGTCTCGCAAACAGCGGCAGCGCAGGCCTTCATCCCCCGCCGCCGCAAGATCCTGCATCTGCTTACCCGCACCGATTTGACCTTCTCCGTGGAGGAGTACCGTGAACTGGCCGTCAGGCTGGCGCCCCTGCGCCGACCCCCCGGAGCCGAGACCGATCGCAGCTGTGTTGAGCACGACTGGCCGCTGGCCGCGACCCTGCAGGCACTCGGCTACGACACCCCTGCGCGAGGACAAGAACGGTCGCAACGTCTCGAGTCCTGCTATGCCGCGTTTATCGAGACCCTGCCCCGACACCGGCGCGATGCCTTGCTGCAACTCGCCGGGCTGGATTATCTCAACGACGGGGTACTCGGCACGCTCTTCGGCAGAAAAAACGGCGCTGCTCTGCTCAACGATCTCTGCGCCGCCATCCCGTTCATCTATCGGGTCGGCGACAGCAATACGTTTTGTCTCTGTCCGACTTTCGCCGCTTATCTGCGGCAACACCCGGACCATCTCTTTTTGCCGAACCGGCCGCAACTGTTCTACAAGCTGGCCCTCTATTGCGCCGCCGTCAACGACTTTCGCACCGCCCTGATCTACGCGGCCCACGGCTGCCATTTCGATCTGATTTGCGACATTCTCGAGATCTTCAGCATCTCCCTAATGGAAGACCCGGACGATCGCTGCCTGCGCCGCGTTCTACGCGATCTGCCCCCCTCGGTGGTCCGCTCCCGCCCCTGGCTCGCCCTCTTTGCCGGGCTGCTCGACCGGGACCAATCGGCGGTCGAGCGCCGCGAATTACTGGGGGTGGCCGGCGACTTGTGCAGCAATCAGGGCAACGAGTTGGGACTGCTGGTGGCGCTGGCGTTTCGTACCGAGGACTACCTCTTTGCCGGACCGGCGACCGCCGACATCGCCGCCGAGCTACGACAGATCGAAAAACTCTTCGTCAGTCTGCGGGAACGCTTGCCCCCGGTGCTGCTGACCCGTATCGCCCATCTGCTGGCCGGCGGCTTCGCCCTGATCTTCGGCCGGACCAGAAAAGCAACCTGGTTCCTGAACCTGGCGCCACCGGCGGAACAGGTGGGAAGCGATCTTGCCACCGCCGCCTCGAGATTGATTGTTGCCGCCTTCTGCGCCGACCTCGAAGCCCGCTGGCCGGACCTGATCGAGACCCTGGAAGCGGCGGAAGAGTTACTGGCGGACCAGGCGGCCGCCCCCCGATTCGTCCCGCTGCTGACCTATCTGCGCCTCAAGGCCCTGGCCATGAACGGAGATTTCGACCAGTACCGGCGGCTCGCCCAGCGACTGCAGGCAGGTGATTGGCTGGACCAGCCCGGAACGGCGGCGGTACTGCCCTATGTGACCATCCTCGCCTGGGATAGTGCGCTGGCAGACGAAGCGTACCGGCTGGGGCTGCAAGAAGTGGAGCGGGGCCTGATGCAGATCGATGGTACCCGGCAGCCGCAGGAATTCGGCCTGCTGCTCCTTTGCCGGGCCCTGACGCTGGCCGTGCTGGCTCGACCCACTGAAGCCGTCGAGGACCTGCAGCGGGCCAACGACTTGTTGACCGGCAAGACCGGACATCACTATGCCGCTCTCCATCACAGTCTGGCCGCGATTGCCTTTTACCACCTTGGCCGCGTGGCCGACGGCGACCGTCATCAGGCCCGGGTGGAAAAATTGAACCGGCTGCTCGATTATCCGTTCCATTGGGTCGACGTCTCCTCGCATCGCGCCTACTGTCTGATGCAGACCGGCCAACTCGACCAGGCACTGCCTTCGGTGGCCCAGGCCATGCGCCTGCTCGTCGGCGAACAGCGCCGTCATACCCTCGGCTGGCTGCCGTCCGTCGCCATCACCGTGCTGCGCGTCGCCGTGTTGCAGGAACAAGAAGCCGAGTACGCCCGCTTTCTGCTGGCCCAGCGATTCCACTGCTGGTGCGCCCCGGACGGCACGGTGCTGCCGGTCCTGGATATCGCCATCCTCAAGGATCAGGCGATATCCAACGGCCAGAAGCGTGTCTCCTTCCTTGAGTTGACGGTTCAGGAACGCAAACTGCTGCTCCACGTGTCTCTGGCCCCCGGCATGGCCATCCCCCAGACCAGCGCCGCCGAAGAACTCTGGCCGGAAAAAGCCCCGGAGCGGCAACGATCAAGCCTCGACAACCTGGTCAGCCGTCTGCGCAGCAAGCTCAAAGTGCTGATACCCTCGTCCACCTCCAAGCAATACCTGACCATCGAGCAGGGCTACGTGACCCTCAAACACGTCTCCGTTGACGTCAACCGCTTTTTCGATGCCGTGCAGCAGGCCCTCGATCACCTCAGCCGCCGGAGAAAATGGCGAGCCGAACTGCTCTTCGCCGAGGCCTTTTCTTTACTGGACACCGCCTTCGTTCGCCCCTTTGATTTTGCCTATCTGGAAGAGTTGCAGGATCGCTTCGAGTTGGAATTGGCCAATGCGTTGCAGGCCGCCACCGACCTCCTGCTTCGCAAGGACGATTTCGACACTGCCCGGCACTACGCCCTGGCGGCGTTCCGCTATTGTCCCGGCCACCCACATCTGGCCCGCACCTGCTATCAGCTCCTGCACCGGCACGGCGATCACTCCGGCGCCGGCGCCATCCTGGCCGCCTACCGGCGCACCCAGGAAAGATACGCCGAAGATCCATCCGAATTGGCCGAATTGATCGATCTGGTCACCGCCTGA